The following coding sequences are from one Verrucomicrobiota bacterium window:
- a CDS encoding ORF6N domain-containing protein — protein sequence MTSKPASFYETQVTAHLRPLRGQAVILDSDLAWFLGIEPAEIIAAVEDNPEAFPEDFVFRLSRAELVELQRRNPCLTDGGLSAKHGRLAFTTHGAGMLLVVIKDEKFSLAAIPVFRAFGNYWKVSEDYLTTKPLVNRKS from the coding sequence ATGACTTCCAAGCCCGCCAGTTTTTATGAGACGCAGGTTACCGCCCACTTGCGGCCGCTGCGTGGGCAGGCCGTGATCCTGGATTCCGACCTTGCGTGGTTTCTCGGAATCGAGCCGGCGGAAATCATCGCGGCGGTGGAAGATAACCCGGAGGCGTTCCCGGAAGATTTTGTTTTCCGCCTGTCACGCGCGGAGTTGGTTGAATTGCAGCGTCGGAATCCGTGCCTGACGGATGGCGGGTTGTCGGCGAAACACGGGCGTCTGGCATTCACTACGCACGGCGCGGGAATGCTGCTGGTGGTCATCAAAGACGAGAAATTTTCGCTCGCCGCAATTCCAGTTTTCCGCGCTTTTGGAAATTACTGGAAAGTAAGCGAGGACTACCTCACCACGAAGCCGCTCGTAAATCGTAAATCGTAA
- a CDS encoding fumarate reductase/succinate dehydrogenase flavoprotein subunit, whose amino-acid sequence MSLDAKIPSGPLTQKWDKHRFDMKLVNPANKRKFDVIVVGSGLAGASAAATMGELGYQVKCFCFQDSPRRAHSIAAQGGINAAKNYQNDGDSVYRLFYDTIKGGDFRAREANVYRLAQVSVNIIDQCVAQGVPFAREYGGLLANRSFGGAQVSRTFYARGQTGQQLLLGAYQALCRQISLGNVKMLPRTEMLDVVVIDGHAKGIVVRNLVTGEISSHAADAVVLATGGYGNVFFLSTNAKGCNVTATWRAYKKGAFFANPCYTQIHPTCIPVSGDHQSKLTLMSESLRNDGRVWVPKQKGDKRPPHQIPRSERDYYLERKYPSFGNLAPRDISSRAAKEVCDEGRGVGPGGLGVYLDFADAIKRLGENVVRERYCNLFDMYEKITGENAYQVPMRIYPAMHYAMGGTWVDYDLMSSVPGLFVIGEANFSDHGANRLGASALMQGLADGYFILPYTIGNYFASLKQPKPSTSHAEFKQAEAAINALTNKLLSINGKRSVTSFHRELGKLLWDKCGMARNETGLKEALQRISELRAEFWQNIKVTGDSGNLNQDLEQAGRVADFMEFGELLCLDALTRRESCGGHFRTEFQTPDGEARRDDENYSFASAWEYQGESKPPLLHKEPLHYEEVHMSTRSYK is encoded by the coding sequence ATGAGCCTGGACGCCAAAATTCCATCCGGACCTCTCACGCAGAAATGGGACAAGCATCGCTTCGACATGAAGCTGGTCAACCCGGCGAACAAACGGAAGTTCGATGTCATCGTCGTCGGCAGCGGGTTGGCCGGCGCTTCGGCCGCGGCGACGATGGGCGAGCTGGGTTACCAGGTGAAATGTTTTTGTTTCCAGGACAGCCCGCGCCGCGCCCACAGCATCGCCGCGCAAGGCGGCATCAACGCCGCCAAAAATTATCAGAACGACGGCGACAGCGTTTACCGGCTCTTCTACGACACGATCAAGGGCGGCGATTTCCGCGCGCGTGAAGCGAACGTGTATCGCCTCGCCCAGGTCAGCGTGAACATAATCGATCAGTGCGTGGCGCAAGGCGTGCCGTTCGCCCGCGAATACGGCGGTCTGCTGGCGAACCGCTCCTTCGGCGGCGCGCAGGTTTCGCGCACTTTTTATGCGCGCGGCCAGACCGGACAACAGTTGCTACTGGGCGCGTATCAGGCGCTCTGCCGGCAAATCAGCCTCGGCAATGTGAAGATGCTTCCGCGAACGGAGATGCTTGATGTTGTCGTCATCGACGGTCACGCAAAGGGCATCGTAGTGCGGAATCTCGTGACCGGTGAAATTTCCTCCCACGCTGCCGATGCCGTGGTGCTGGCCACGGGCGGTTACGGCAATGTGTTTTTTCTTTCGACCAACGCCAAAGGTTGCAACGTCACCGCGACCTGGCGCGCTTACAAGAAGGGCGCGTTCTTCGCAAACCCATGTTACACGCAAATCCATCCGACCTGCATCCCGGTCAGCGGTGATCATCAATCGAAACTCACCTTGATGTCCGAGTCGTTGCGCAATGATGGTCGCGTCTGGGTGCCAAAACAAAAGGGCGACAAACGTCCCCCCCACCAGATTCCAAGGAGCGAACGCGATTATTATCTCGAACGCAAGTATCCCAGCTTCGGCAATCTCGCCCCGCGCGACATTTCCTCGCGGGCGGCGAAGGAAGTCTGTGACGAAGGACGCGGGGTGGGTCCGGGCGGCCTGGGAGTTTACCTCGATTTTGCCGACGCCATCAAACGGCTCGGTGAAAATGTCGTGCGCGAACGCTACTGCAACCTGTTTGACATGTACGAAAAAATCACCGGTGAAAATGCCTACCAGGTTCCGATGCGCATTTATCCGGCGATGCATTACGCCATGGGCGGCACGTGGGTGGATTACGATTTGATGAGCAGCGTCCCCGGACTGTTCGTCATTGGCGAGGCGAATTTCTCCGACCACGGCGCCAACCGTCTCGGCGCGAGCGCGTTGATGCAGGGCCTCGCCGACGGTTATTTCATTCTACCGTACACGATTGGAAATTACTTTGCTTCGTTGAAGCAACCGAAGCCGTCCACCAGCCATGCCGAATTCAAGCAGGCCGAAGCAGCCATCAACGCTCTCACTAACAAACTGCTCTCGATCAATGGCAAACGCAGTGTGACAAGTTTCCACCGCGAACTCGGCAAATTGCTTTGGGACAAATGCGGCATGGCGCGCAATGAAACCGGGTTGAAAGAGGCGTTGCAACGCATCTCCGAATTGCGCGCCGAATTCTGGCAGAACATCAAGGTCACCGGCGATAGCGGCAACCTGAACCAGGACTTGGAACAAGCTGGTCGCGTGGCCGACTTCATGGAATTTGGCGAGTTGCTGTGTCTCGATGCATTAACGCGCCGCGAATCTTGCGGCGGTCATTTCCGCACCGAGTTCCAGACGCCCGATGGCGAGGCCAGACGCGACGACGAAAATTATTCCTTCGCCAGCGCCTGGGAATATCAGGGGGAGAGCAAGCCCCCGCTGCTGCACAAAGAACCATTGCATTACGAAGAGGTGCACATGAGCACGAGGAGTTACAAATAG
- a CDS encoding succinate dehydrogenase cytochrome b subunit, with protein MNIITNLFTSSIGKKFIMAITGMALFLFVAMHLLGNLQIFLGPEAINRYGHFLQSNPEIIWPARIGLVVMVALHIWSASKLSAENKAARLIGYADAPTPVAASYASRTMIMSGLIIAAFIIYHLLHFTAQVPSINFTGKDFLSLQDSQGRHDVFAMMITGFRQPLVSGFYVLAMALLCLHLSHGVSAMFQSLGLKNNIYAPLIDRFAKVAALVIFIGYISIPLAVLLHLIGKGIQ; from the coding sequence ATGAATATCATTACAAACCTTTTTACATCTTCGATTGGCAAGAAATTCATCATGGCCATCACCGGGATGGCCCTCTTTCTTTTTGTGGCGATGCATTTGTTGGGCAACCTCCAGATTTTTCTCGGCCCGGAAGCGATTAATCGTTACGGCCATTTCCTGCAATCTAACCCGGAAATCATCTGGCCGGCGCGCATCGGTTTGGTGGTCATGGTTGCGCTTCACATCTGGTCGGCCAGCAAACTTTCGGCGGAGAACAAGGCCGCCCGCCTGATCGGCTACGCGGACGCTCCAACACCCGTCGCCGCCAGTTACGCCTCGCGCACGATGATTATGAGCGGGCTGATCATCGCGGCGTTCATCATTTATCACCTGCTCCATTTTACAGCCCAAGTGCCATCCATCAATTTTACCGGAAAAGATTTCTTATCGCTACAAGACAGCCAGGGCCGTCACGACGTGTTCGCCATGATGATCACCGGGTTTCGGCAGCCGTTGGTTTCGGGATTCTACGTTCTGGCGATGGCGTTACTTTGCCTGCATTTAAGCCACGGTGTCAGTGCCATGTTTCAATCGCTGGGATTGAAAAACAACATCTACGCTCCGCTGATCGATCGCTTCGCCAAAGTCGCCGCGCTGGTGATTTTCATCGGATACATCTCCATTCCGCTGGCAGTGCTGCTTCATTTGATCGGGAAGGGGATCCAATAA
- a CDS encoding J domain-containing protein — translation MAVEYKDYYKSLGVPRTASDDEIRKAFRKLARQYHPDVAKNKATAEEKFKEINEAYEVLGDPAKRKKYDELGADWKQGAEFRPPPGWGQTGRTWRSGGRGEQSEEFEFQFGGTGFSDFFEQFFGSTGARQSRSSSRDGFREFSQRGQDVQADILVTLEEAVNGATRPISLRRNVPCQSCHGGGELNGHICATCGGSGHKTKAENYQVKIPAGVREGQQLRLAGRGEAGIGGGQAGDLFLNVRLAKHPDYRVEADHLYHDLELAPWEAVLGTQVAVPTLGGRVNIKIPSGTQSGQRLRVRAQGLPQRGGGRGDLFVVVCIQVPEKTGERERALWEQLAKESSFKPREKMP, via the coding sequence ATGGCGGTTGAATATAAGGATTATTACAAAAGTCTGGGGGTGCCGCGCACGGCGAGTGACGACGAAATTCGCAAGGCTTTTCGCAAACTGGCGCGGCAGTACCATCCCGACGTGGCGAAGAACAAGGCGACCGCCGAAGAAAAATTCAAGGAGATCAACGAAGCGTATGAAGTCCTTGGCGATCCGGCGAAAAGAAAAAAATACGACGAGTTGGGCGCCGACTGGAAACAGGGCGCGGAGTTCCGTCCGCCACCAGGCTGGGGCCAAACTGGCCGCACGTGGAGATCGGGAGGTCGGGGTGAGCAGTCAGAGGAGTTTGAGTTTCAGTTCGGCGGCACCGGATTTAGCGATTTCTTCGAGCAATTCTTTGGCTCGACGGGGGCGCGTCAATCGCGTTCCAGTTCCCGAGACGGGTTTCGCGAGTTTTCGCAGCGCGGGCAGGATGTCCAGGCGGACATTCTCGTGACTCTCGAAGAAGCGGTGAACGGAGCAACGCGTCCGATTTCCCTCCGACGAAATGTTCCATGCCAATCCTGTCACGGGGGGGGCGAACTCAACGGCCATATCTGCGCGACTTGCGGTGGAAGCGGCCACAAGACCAAAGCGGAAAACTACCAGGTCAAGATTCCTGCTGGCGTGCGCGAAGGACAACAACTGCGGTTGGCTGGCCGGGGCGAAGCCGGAATTGGCGGCGGCCAAGCGGGTGATTTGTTCCTAAACGTGCGCCTGGCGAAACATCCTGATTATCGAGTTGAGGCTGACCACCTTTACCATGATCTGGAATTGGCGCCATGGGAAGCCGTGCTCGGCACACAGGTGGCCGTGCCGACGTTGGGCGGGCGGGTGAATATCAAGATCCCGTCGGGCACGCAGAGCGGGCAGCGTTTGCGGGTCCGTGCTCAAGGTTTGCCTCAACGTGGCGGCGGACGCGGCGACCTGTTCGTGGTCGTATGCATCCAAGTGCCGGAGAAAACCGGAGAGCGCGAACGCGCGTTATGGGAACAACTGGCGAAAGAGTCCTCCTTTAAACCGCGGGAAAAAATGCCTTGA
- a CDS encoding Hsp20/alpha crystallin family protein gives MNNLTRWDPFRELDELHNRLGTLFGRAPVRKDGNKEETMTIAEWAPLVDIIEDEKEYLIKAELPEIKKEEVKVRVENGVLTISGERTYEKEDKGRKYHRIERAYGSFERSFTVPEDADASKVNAEFKDGVLKVHLAKDEKAKPKAVEVKVA, from the coding sequence CTGAATAATTTGACTCGCTGGGATCCATTCCGTGAACTCGATGAACTGCACAACCGTCTGGGAACGCTCTTTGGACGCGCGCCAGTCCGCAAGGACGGAAACAAGGAAGAGACGATGACCATCGCCGAATGGGCGCCGCTGGTTGACATCATCGAAGATGAGAAGGAGTACCTCATCAAGGCTGAGCTGCCAGAGATCAAAAAGGAAGAGGTCAAGGTGCGCGTGGAGAATGGCGTGTTGACCATTTCGGGCGAGCGCACTTACGAGAAGGAAGATAAGGGCCGCAAATATCATCGCATCGAACGCGCCTACGGCAGCTTCGAACGAAGCTTTACCGTCCCGGAAGACGCGGATGCCTCCAAGGTCAACGCAGAATTCAAAGACGGCGTATTAAAGGTGCATCTGGCCAAGGACGAAAAGGCCAAACCAAAAGCCGTCGAAGTCAAAGTCGCCTGA
- a CDS encoding HAD-IA family hydrolase codes for MTEISAIQAVTFDVGGTLIQPWPSVGHVYAEVAARHGVENLSPENINEQFRAAWRAKTNFNHTREDWAALVERTFTGLTQGKASETFFSELYERFGTGDAWRIFDDVLPALDALATAGVRLAVISNWDERLRPLLQQLKLSDYFETVIVSCEAGFAKPSPVIFEHALKKLGLPPGSILHVGDNLSADVQGARGAGLRAVRIDRKSPAVAGQQIASLSDLESLCAR; via the coding sequence GTGACTGAAATTTCCGCCATCCAAGCCGTGACCTTCGACGTCGGCGGCACGCTCATCCAGCCGTGGCCGTCGGTGGGACATGTTTATGCCGAGGTTGCGGCGCGGCACGGAGTGGAAAATCTTTCACCGGAAAACATCAACGAACAGTTCCGCGCCGCGTGGCGGGCGAAAACAAACTTCAATCACACGCGCGAAGACTGGGCGGCTCTGGTGGAGAGAACCTTCACGGGACTGACACAAGGCAAAGCAAGCGAGACGTTTTTTTCGGAGTTATATGAACGCTTCGGCACAGGGGACGCGTGGCGGATTTTTGACGACGTGTTGCCGGCATTGGATGCGCTTGCCACAGCCGGTGTGCGGCTGGCTGTGATTTCAAATTGGGATGAGCGCCTGCGACCGCTGCTGCAGCAACTGAAATTGTCCGATTATTTTGAGACTGTCATCGTTTCTTGCGAAGCCGGCTTCGCCAAACCATCGCCGGTAATCTTTGAACATGCACTTAAGAAGCTGGGGTTGCCACCCGGGTCGATCTTGCATGTCGGAGACAATCTCAGCGCTGATGTTCAAGGGGCGCGGGGCGCCGGGCTCCGGGCCGTTCGGATCGACCGCAAGTCACCAGCCGTTGCAGGTCAACAAATCGCTTCGCTGTCCGACCTGGAGTCGCTGTGCGCTCGATGA
- a CDS encoding S9 family peptidase, with protein sequence MIPAFRVCLFVASASLLGSCAHVAPPVQYPITARTNQVDDYHDTKVADPYRWLEDDNSAATKAWIEAQNKVTFGYLEKIPERTAIKQRLTRLWNFERYGVPFKEGGRYFFTKNDGLQNQSVLYTMTSLDDTPTVFLDPNKLSADGTVALSGYAISDDGRLMAYGISKAGSDWQEWRVRDVVTATDLSDDIKWVKFSGASWTKDGKGFFYSRYDEPAKTNELKGVNYFQKLYYHRLGSAQAEDVLVYQRPDQKEWGFGGGVTDDGKYLIISVWKGSNTRNRVFYKKLQTPDAPVVELLNDFDASYDFIDNVDGVFYFRTDLNAPRGRIIVIDITQPARASWKEIVPQTSDRLQSASLINDQLVVSYLKDARSEVKVFARDGRFVRQVELPGLGSAGGFGGKRKDAETFYSFTSFTTPGTVYGYDMVNGTSTLFRQPKVDFNPADYETKQVFYQSKDGTRVPMFITHKRGLKLDGQNPTYLYGYGGFDISLTPNFSVANLVWMEMGGVYAMPNLRGGGEYGEEWHQAGMKLKKQNVFDDFIAAAEWLIANKYTSAKKLAIGGGSNGGLLVGACLTQRPDLFGAALPAVGVMDMLRFHKFTIGWGWTSDYGSADDPEEFKALFAYSPLHNIKPGTKYPATLITTADHDDRVVPAHSFKFAATMQAAQAGNKPVLIRIETRAGHGAGKPTTKLIDEAADKWAFLVRELNVTFSDQTRD encoded by the coding sequence ATGATTCCGGCTTTCCGGGTTTGTTTGTTCGTCGCCAGCGCGTCCCTGCTGGGTAGCTGTGCTCATGTTGCGCCGCCCGTCCAGTATCCGATCACCGCAAGAACCAACCAGGTCGATGACTATCACGACACGAAGGTCGCCGATCCCTATCGTTGGCTGGAAGATGACAACTCGGCGGCGACCAAGGCATGGATCGAGGCCCAAAACAAAGTCACGTTTGGTTATCTCGAAAAGATTCCTGAACGCACGGCCATCAAACAACGTCTGACGCGACTTTGGAATTTCGAGCGTTACGGAGTGCCGTTCAAGGAAGGTGGGCGCTACTTTTTTACCAAGAACGACGGCCTGCAAAACCAGAGCGTGCTTTATACCATGACTTCGCTGGACGATACGCCGACCGTGTTTCTCGATCCCAACAAACTTTCCGCCGACGGCACGGTCGCGCTCAGTGGTTACGCCATCAGCGACGACGGCAGATTGATGGCTTACGGCATTTCGAAGGCCGGTTCGGATTGGCAGGAATGGAGAGTGCGCGACGTCGTCACCGCCACCGATTTATCCGACGATATCAAATGGGTAAAATTTTCCGGCGCATCGTGGACGAAGGACGGCAAGGGGTTTTTCTACAGTCGCTACGACGAGCCGGCCAAGACCAACGAGCTCAAGGGGGTGAACTATTTCCAAAAACTTTACTACCATCGACTCGGCAGTGCGCAGGCTGAAGACGTTCTCGTCTATCAACGACCCGACCAGAAGGAATGGGGCTTCGGCGGTGGCGTTACCGACGACGGGAAGTATCTGATCATCTCGGTCTGGAAGGGAAGCAACACACGCAACCGCGTTTTCTACAAGAAACTGCAAACGCCGGACGCTCCGGTCGTGGAGTTGCTCAATGACTTTGACGCCTCGTACGATTTCATCGACAACGTGGATGGCGTGTTTTATTTCCGCACTGACCTGAATGCGCCGCGCGGACGCATCATCGTCATCGACATCACGCAACCGGCGCGGGCGAGCTGGAAAGAAATCGTCCCGCAAACCAGCGACCGACTTCAGAGCGCCAGCCTGATTAACGATCAATTGGTCGTGTCTTATCTCAAGGATGCCCGCAGTGAAGTGAAAGTGTTCGCGCGCGATGGCCGGTTCGTCCGGCAAGTGGAATTGCCCGGCCTGGGCAGCGCCGGCGGCTTCGGCGGCAAGCGCAAGGACGCGGAGACCTTTTACTCATTCACGAGCTTCACGACGCCCGGCACGGTTTATGGCTACGACATGGTCAACGGCACGAGCACGTTGTTTCGTCAGCCAAAGGTGGATTTTAATCCCGCCGATTACGAAACGAAACAGGTGTTTTATCAAAGCAAAGACGGCACGCGCGTGCCGATGTTCATCACGCACAAGCGCGGCTTGAAGCTCGACGGCCAGAATCCCACCTACCTCTATGGTTACGGCGGTTTCGACATCAGTCTGACGCCGAACTTCTCCGTCGCCAACCTTGTCTGGATGGAAATGGGCGGCGTTTATGCGATGCCCAACCTGCGCGGTGGCGGGGAATACGGCGAGGAATGGCATCAAGCCGGAATGAAACTGAAAAAGCAAAATGTGTTCGATGACTTCATCGCCGCGGCGGAATGGCTCATCGCCAACAAATACACTTCCGCAAAGAAATTGGCGATTGGCGGTGGCAGCAACGGCGGGCTGCTGGTCGGCGCTTGTTTGACGCAACGCCCGGATTTATTTGGCGCGGCGCTGCCGGCGGTCGGCGTGATGGACATGTTGCGCTTTCACAAGTTCACCATCGGCTGGGGCTGGACTTCCGACTACGGTTCAGCAGACGATCCAGAGGAATTCAAAGCACTTTTTGCTTACTCCCCGTTGCACAACATCAAACCTGGGACGAAATATCCAGCAACGCTCATCACCACGGCCGATCACGACGACCGCGTCGTTCCCGCTCACAGCTTCAAATTTGCTGCCACGATGCAAGCCGCCCAGGCCGGTAACAAACCGGTGCTCATCCGCATCGAGACGCGCGCCGGTCACGGCGCCGGCAAGCCGACGACCAAATTGATCGACGAAGCCGCTGACAAATGGGCGTTTCTAGTGCGGGAGTTGAACGTGACTTTCTCAGATCAAACGCGTGACTGA
- a CDS encoding SDR family oxidoreductase encodes MRVLIAGCGYVGLPLGTELLRQGHEVFGVRRANAAAAELKAAGIQALIADITKPEELVRLPGPFDWVVNCVSSSKGRVEEYRQVYLNGTRNLIEWLSALPPRKFVYTSSTSVYGQTDGSAVKESSPVEPASETGKVLVDAEKLLLDAARQKQFPAIVLRVAGIYGPERGHLFQQYLKNEAKIEGQGERILNMIHRDDLVGIIFAALKNGRPGEIYNAVDDEPVAQIHFFRWLSETLGKSMPPLAAETDKPGRKRGLTNKKVQNRKLKMELGYQFKYPTFRQGYTAEIQRLDEAGQLRIEPEPR; translated from the coding sequence ATGCGCGTGTTGATTGCCGGCTGTGGGTACGTCGGGCTGCCGCTGGGAACGGAACTACTCAGACAAGGGCACGAGGTGTTTGGCGTGCGCCGCGCGAACGCCGCCGCGGCGGAGCTTAAGGCGGCGGGGATTCAAGCGCTCATCGCGGACATCACCAAGCCGGAGGAACTGGTCAGGCTGCCCGGTCCGTTCGACTGGGTGGTGAATTGCGTCTCTTCGTCGAAAGGCCGCGTCGAAGAATATCGACAGGTTTATCTCAACGGCACTCGCAATTTGATCGAGTGGCTGTCGGCGTTGCCGCCGAGGAAATTTGTCTATACCAGCAGCACCAGCGTCTATGGGCAAACGGACGGTTCGGCGGTCAAGGAAAGCAGCCCGGTCGAACCCGCCAGCGAAACGGGCAAAGTGTTGGTGGACGCGGAAAAACTGTTGCTCGACGCGGCGCGGCAGAAACAATTTCCCGCCATAGTTTTGCGAGTTGCCGGTATTTACGGGCCGGAGCGCGGTCATTTGTTTCAGCAATACTTGAAGAACGAGGCGAAGATCGAAGGCCAAGGCGAGCGCATCCTCAACATGATTCATCGTGATGATCTGGTGGGAATCATCTTCGCGGCGTTGAAGAATGGTCGTCCCGGCGAAATCTACAACGCCGTGGATGACGAACCGGTGGCGCAGATTCATTTCTTCCGCTGGCTGTCCGAGACGCTGGGTAAATCGATGCCGCCTCTCGCCGCCGAAACTGACAAACCCGGACGCAAACGCGGCCTGACGAACAAGAAGGTGCAGAACCGCAAATTGAAGATGGAGCTGGGCTACCAGTTCAAGTATCCGACGTTCCGTCAGGGATACACCGCGGAGATTCAACGATTGGATGAGGCCGGGCAGTTGAGAATTGAACCGGAGCCAAGATGA
- the proC gene encoding pyrroline-5-carboxylate reductase: protein MPARLTIGFLGAGKMGTALARGFIRAGLVTPRQIIASDPLPAARAAFGKETGARIVSNNAKVTEYASVLVLATKPDQTGAALGEIRDRFTPRHLLISIAAGVPIAKLESALPPRARVIRVMPNTPALVGASATGFALGKNATRFDGELARRLFSAVGVAFPLKESLLDAVTGLSGSGPAYVYLMIEGLSDGGVAAGLPRDVATKLAAQTVLGGAKMVLETGQHPGALKDMVTSPGGTTIEGLHELEKGKVRAALMNAVRAATEKSKKLGQA, encoded by the coding sequence ATGCCTGCAAGACTTACAATCGGGTTTCTCGGCGCGGGAAAAATGGGCACGGCGCTTGCCAGAGGATTCATTCGCGCCGGCCTCGTCACGCCACGACAGATCATCGCCAGCGATCCCTTGCCCGCCGCGCGCGCGGCCTTCGGCAAGGAAACCGGCGCGCGCATCGTATCCAACAACGCCAAAGTCACCGAGTATGCCAGCGTCCTCGTCCTCGCCACGAAGCCCGATCAAACCGGCGCCGCGCTCGGTGAAATCCGCGACCGCTTCACGCCGCGCCATCTGCTCATCTCCATCGCTGCGGGTGTGCCGATTGCCAAACTCGAATCCGCGTTGCCGCCGCGCGCGCGTGTCATTCGCGTCATGCCCAACACGCCGGCGCTGGTTGGTGCCTCGGCCACCGGCTTCGCGCTCGGCAAAAACGCCACCCGCTTCGACGGCGAGCTCGCGCGGCGACTTTTCTCTGCCGTGGGTGTGGCGTTCCCGCTCAAAGAATCGTTGCTCGACGCGGTGACCGGCTTGAGCGGCAGCGGGCCGGCCTATGTTTACCTGATGATTGAAGGCTTGAGCGATGGCGGCGTGGCGGCGGGCTTGCCGCGCGACGTGGCGACGAAGCTGGCGGCGCAGACGGTTTTGGGCGGCGCGAAAATGGTTTTGGAAACGGGCCAGCATCCGGGCGCGCTCAAGGACATGGTAACGAGTCCCGGCGGAACGACCATTGAAGGGCTTCATGAATTGGAGAAGGGCAAGGTCCGGGCCGCGTTGATGAATGCTGTGCGCGCCGCGACGGAGAAATCAAAGAAGCTTGGACAAGCATGA
- a CDS encoding AI-2E family transporter: MNFPPPTEKQARIIWLSLTGLAAALIVALIVAAVWGLGRILNVLSSVIWPLAVAGVLAYLLDPVVDLLQRKGVPRVRAIIVVFLAALLIILGLLASVVPQLVVESQELGRKIPGYTQRLEKKVETLISHPPAWLQRFLPKQSSANVETPSATSTNAEPAALAAAPSETNAPQSITPDKSPPPPVIDKATLASATDWLTKALPILGKRLSQVVSYIGSWFGVIAGLALIPIYAFYFLLEKSGIESKWTDYLPVHDSKFKDELVFILNSINDYLIAFFRGQVLVAICDGILYTIGFTIIGLPYSVLIGVMATFLTIIPFLGAITTCVTALVIALVAFGDWQHPLGVLLVVGIVQALEGTVIQPKIMGDRVGLHPVSIIVALMVGTTLLGGILGGILAIPLTAALRVIMFRYVWKKREI, from the coding sequence ATGAACTTCCCTCCCCCAACCGAAAAACAAGCCCGCATCATCTGGCTGTCGCTCACCGGGCTTGCGGCGGCGCTGATCGTCGCGCTGATTGTGGCCGCCGTCTGGGGGCTGGGCCGCATCTTGAACGTGCTGTCGTCGGTGATCTGGCCGCTCGCGGTGGCGGGCGTGCTCGCGTATTTGCTCGATCCAGTCGTGGATTTGCTTCAACGGAAAGGCGTGCCGCGTGTGCGTGCGATCATCGTCGTTTTCCTGGCGGCGTTGTTGATTATCCTGGGGTTGCTCGCGAGCGTCGTGCCGCAATTGGTCGTCGAGTCTCAGGAACTTGGCCGCAAGATTCCCGGCTACACTCAGCGCTTGGAGAAAAAGGTCGAGACGCTGATCAGTCATCCGCCCGCATGGCTACAACGCTTCCTGCCGAAACAATCATCAGCAAACGTGGAAACGCCGTCCGCCACCAGCACGAACGCTGAACCGGCCGCCCTCGCCGCCGCGCCATCGGAAACGAATGCCCCGCAGTCCATCACACCGGACAAATCTCCGCCGCCTCCAGTCATCGACAAGGCAACTCTGGCGTCCGCCACAGACTGGTTGACGAAAGCATTGCCCATTCTCGGCAAACGATTGTCGCAGGTCGTCTCCTACATCGGCTCCTGGTTTGGTGTGATTGCTGGGTTGGCGTTGATTCCCATCTACGCGTTTTATTTCCTGCTGGAAAAGAGCGGCATCGAGTCGAAGTGGACGGACTATCTGCCGGTGCACGATTCCAAATTCAAAGACGAACTCGTTTTCATTCTGAACTCAATAAACGACTACCTCATTGCATTTTTTCGCGGTCAGGTGCTCGTGGCGATTTGCGACGGGATTCTTTACACCATCGGCTTTACGATCATCGGGCTGCCGTATTCCGTCCTCATCGGTGTGATGGCGACGTTTCTCACCATCATTCCCTTTCTGGGCGCGATCACGACGTGCGTGACGGCGCTGGTCATCGCGCTGGTGGCGTTTGGCGACTGGCAACATCCGTTGGGGGTGCTGCTCGTGGTCGGCATCGTGCAGGCGCTGGAGGGCACGGTGATCCAGCCGAAGATCATGGGCGACCGCGTGGGATTGCATCCCGTTAGCATCATCGTCGCACTCATGGTTGGCACGACACTGTTGGGCGGCATCCTCGGCGGCATCCTGGCGATTCCGCTGACGGCGGCGCTGCGGGTGATCATGTTCCGATATGTGTGGAAGAAACGCGAAATCTGA